AAAAACGTCAAAAAGATATTTCTGCAATAGAAGATAAAATCATTTCTATGTATGCTAAAGGAATGACTACACGCCAAATCTCTGAGCAAATTGAAGATATCTACGGGTTTGAAGTAAGTGAAGGACTGGTATCTGATATTACTGATAAATTGCTTCCTAAAATTGAAGAATGGCAGCAAAGACCTCTTTTTAATATTTATCCTGTTATCTTCGTTGATGCTATTCATTTTTCTGTAAGAGATAATGGAATAATTAAGAAAAAAGCTGCCTATATAATTCTTGGTATCAATGAAGAAGGAAAAAAAGATGTTTTATCTATTGAAATTGGAGAGAATGAAAGCAGTAAATATAAATATTGGTTAGGAGTATTTAATAATTTAAAAAACAGAGGAATTAAAGTTATTTTAATTCTTTGCGCTGATGGATTATCTGGAATGAAAGAAGCTATTGCTGCAGCTTTTCCTAAAACAGAATATCAACGTTGTATAGTTCATCAAGTACGTAACACTTTAAAATATGCTTCATACAAAGATAGAAAACATTTTGCAGATGATTTAAAGACAATTTATCAAGCTCCATCAGAGCAAATAGCGCTGAAAAATTTAGAAAAAGTTACAGAGAAATGGGAAAAAATATATCCTAACTCTATGAAAAGTTGGAGCAAAAATTGGGATGCAATAAGTCCGATCTTTAAGTTTTCAATGGAAGTAAGAAAAGTGATTTATACAACTAATGCCATAGAGAGTCTCAATAGTGTATATCGTCGTTTAAATAGCCAAAGAAGTGTTTTTCCAAGCGATATATCTTTATTAAAATCTTTGTATCTAGCTACTTTTGAAGCGACTAAAAAATGGACTTCAACATTAAGAAATTGGGGAAAAATTTATGGAGAACTTCAAATAATGTTTGAAGAACGTTTATCATAATAGTTTAAACTTATATGAAAAATGCACTCTCCTAGGAGAGTGCACTTGACATAGAAAAAAATATTTAGTATATTGTAACTACTCAGCTATAAATTAAAATTTAAGACTCAAGTTCAAAAAAATGGGCAAAATCAATATGAAGCATTAAAAAGTATTTTTGAATTATTTAAATAAAATTTTTTAGATATTGTACTTCTTTTTTAAGTATATTTTTTGCTCTTGAGAGATGCAAGAACATGCTTTTATTTCTTCTTTTAATTCTTCTAAATAGTTATTATAATCTAAATCTTCTTTATTTAAATTTTCGATTATAGTTAAACTTTCTATTAAATATAAAGCTTTTTCTTCTTTATTTTCTCTGAATTTATTTAGCCACTCTTCTTCAAATACAACTTTTTTTAGTAATCTTTTTTCTTTATCATAATGATGTTTAAGAGAAATTAAATTCCCAATAAGTTTAGAATAGCCATAATTTAGAAGATTATGATATCTATTTTTTCTTTTCTTTCTAAAAG
The nucleotide sequence above comes from Fusobacterium varium. Encoded proteins:
- a CDS encoding IS256 family transposase, whose protein sequence is MKEKENIITALINEYDIKNAEDIQDALKDLLGGTIQEMLEAEMTQHLGYEPYERSETTNTRNGRKVKTIHSKYGEADIEVPQDREGTFEPQIVKKRQKDISAIEDKIISMYAKGMTTRQISEQIEDIYGFEVSEGLVSDITDKLLPKIEEWQQRPLFNIYPVIFVDAIHFSVRDNGIIKKKAAYIILGINEEGKKDVLSIEIGENESSKYKYWLGVFNNLKNRGIKVILILCADGLSGMKEAIAAAFPKTEYQRCIVHQVRNTLKYASYKDRKHFADDLKTIYQAPSEQIALKNLEKVTEKWEKIYPNSMKSWSKNWDAISPIFKFSMEVRKVIYTTNAIESLNSVYRRLNSQRSVFPSDISLLKSLYLATFEATKKWTSTLRNWGKIYGELQIMFEERLS